One Littorina saxatilis isolate snail1 linkage group LG11, US_GU_Lsax_2.0, whole genome shotgun sequence genomic window, AGACATCAACTAATCAAGTGAGGAAGAAAACTCGGTCCCAAAACAAAGctattaatatatatatatagtagaaCGATGAAGCTCAAACAGAATTAAAGGCGTTAATATATATATCATTATATATATGCCTCACACTCACAGCTTCAACAATACAATTAGGAACGAACAAAAACGTTATCAATATCAGACTGTCACTGTGACTGTGTCACTGTGACTGCAGAATATTTGATGACTGCGAGGTTGTTATGCATTTACAATGTTTGTGATATATTTAATCCTGAAGAGGGAAAGTATGCAGCATTTACGTCTTTGATAAAGATAAAATTCAACTACAAACTTATATAGTACTAGGCATACCTAGGCTTTGCTTCGTCTGAttatccttctctctctttctctctctctctctctctctctctctctctctctctctctctctctctctctctctctctctctctctctctcttctcaacCCACTCTTCTCCCAAACATGCGCCTAACCCTCAACTGTCTGAGTCTCTCACTGTCCCATTATCTACCACTTGTCCCTGAACACTTAGAACTTGATCCTTAGTGGGAAAGCAAAATGTAAAGAAAGAGGTatagtaatactaatagtgTACACAGGGAATTAGCAACTCATAGACCCAAAATAACATTTGTCAAGTGTTTATGCTAAGTGGATACACAGTTGAGCacaagcatatatatatatatattatatgtcGTGCCAAaatcacggaattgccgaattcgcgaaatcggcagcgttttgccgaaaatgcgtaaaGGCTCCCAAAAGTTGTCCATTTCGCAAAAGTGACAAACAGTCTGTAACTTttttgtcaccagaacattaCATTAACATTACGTTACCTCcctattttggtttttatggtctgtgtcgagcataactctggtaatgcacgaaaactacactttttgccacaacttgccataacttatcgattattgcaacATTTATCCATTCGAGTATCTAGATATCctaggcatttgagaactttaaagcCAAAACCGGGCTGCCGATTTTGCAAAATGGGCACATTTTACAAGCCTTTAcgcgttttcggcaaaacgctgccgatttcgcgtaatgggcagtgttttgccgattacgtgaaatgggcaaaaatgttgccgatttcgcgaattcggcaattacgtgaattcggtacgacttatacatgtatatatcatatttgattttgataaaaATGCAAGTGCGgtgtaaaaaaaatgtctattttattttcagagctgcATTATTAAGCGATACTGTGAAAAGCGGTTCGTGAGCAAGTACCTTGCAACCATTGGCATTGACTATGGAGTGACAAAGTGAGTATTTTGGCTGATAAATTTAGAATTCAATTTGGCTGATCGCAGTTGAGTTTTTGTTGCATTTATTTCTCAACTGAGTGTAAAAGCTTAgcttttgatatatatatatatatatatatgacgtGAACTGCCGCTTCAGTAACTTGAGTATGGTTCTACCCTGCACAGGATGCAGAGTGCCACTTGGTTAGATTAACAGATAATTCTTTACATCCTCACAAGACGGGTGTAATGCCCCTTGGATAAAACGCCAGCCTCCTGTGGGGAAGGTCGAGTGCTCAAATCCTGGCCATGCCTGGTGGGTGAAGGGTGGAGTTAtcccatctcccaggtcaacttatgtgcagacctgctagtgccttaattatccccctttgtTTGTACATGCACGCAAGAACAAGACCAAGACTTGGTACTCACAGAAAAAATCCTGTTATCGATGACaaagtttggtgggttatagaaacacaaaaataccaagtaTGCATTCTCTGAAATcaacgtatggctgcctaactgGCGGCGTTAAAATGGTCATATTATATGTACAAGTAAAATCACAGATAAAGTAAGAAATATTTGTGGTTACCATAGGTGCATATgttattttttcatttcattttcatgacttttttgtcccattgctgggaaatttggggtgcttcttcccagtggaaagctagcagcaacagagtagACGCGCTAACCAGGTGTGTTGGCGTTTAGATATAATGAGCCACCTTCAtgtatggcagaatgacctagGTATTGTACGTGCAACAGTGGTGACAATGGGGTGGGGCAAGAATACCATCTCATAGTCTACACATAAATGTGGCGCATGTCGGTCATGGCCCGGATTTAAACCTGGGACCAGCAGATAACAAGTCCTGtgctttaccaactgagctaaggGGCCTTGTAGTGTGCTGCATCatgatagaaacacacacacacacacacacacacacacacacacacacacacacacacactcacactcacacacacacacacacacacacacacacacacacacacattattttgtaatgaattgattgttgttgtttcaggGTGTCTGTAAAAGACAGAGATGTCAAGGTCAATATATTTGACATGGCTGGTCACCCAATATTTTATGAAGTGAGTAAAAATTAAAATGGTTCGGCATCATTTTTTTGATCATGCATGATCTTCTTGTCAAATGTTTGTCTTGTATGAATTTGCCTTATACAGACATCATGCAtggaaaaaatattgttttgaaCACTGACTAAAGGCACATTCCTCCCCATGAAAAGAACTtggctcatcatctcagatgtgaccaggcttttacatgggataaggcacacacaaaaaatagtctgtttacagtaacatctataggcaaaaaaatagggtcggtaggtcgggatgttttattttcattttttatttttttcttcaaaaaaacatatttttaagttattttgccaataATCAAAGACTTTACTTCCCCCCCCcaaaatgcccaaaaaaagtctaggatcgcgcgaaaaaatagggtcggtcgggataccgtaaacagactttttttttgttttttttgtgtgcctaagaccatccctccacttggacacatactcaaaataaagcaagttgcttgatggtcttatcccatacaagcctggccagatctcagatgATGAGCTCAACTCATTTcacaggaaggagtgtgcctttaacattgctgcaaatatcaaaacaaaacaaaaataagtcAGTTTGTGTTTGAAGAATAAGGATTTCTCTGTCTGAATCCAAGAATCagacatttttgagtcacttgagaaaaagtgactctatgtaatcggtcagtgttagtctgtccggccggccggccggccgtccggccagccgtccggccggccgtccgtagacaccaccttaacgttggacttttctcggaaactatcaaagcgatcgggctcatattttgtttagtcgtgacctccaatgacctctacactttaacgatggtttcgttgacctttgacctttttcaaggtcacaggtcagcgtcaaaggaaaaattagacattttatatcttttctcggaaactatcaaagcgatcgggctcatattttgtttagtcgtgacctccaatgacctctacactttaacgatggtttcgttgacctttgacctttttcaaggtcacaggtcagcgtcaaaggaaaaattagacattttatatctttgacaaagttcatcggatgtgattgaaactttgtaggattattctttacatcaaagtatttacatctgtagccttttacgaacgttatcagaaaaacaagggagataactagccttttctgttcggcaacacacaacttaacgttgggcttttctcggaaactataaaagtgaccgggctcaaattttatgtgaacgtgactcattgtgttgtgaataacaatttcttcctgtccatctgatgcctcatataatattcagaactgcgaaagtgactcgatcgagcgtttgctcttcttgttgaatAAAAATCTCAGTTCAGAAAGAATGAACTTTAGTGTTTCTGaatgttaacccttaggctggttgtcgcgacatatgtcgcattactttacgtatactgtcacctggttgtcacgacatatgtcgcgctactggctaagtctgtttggtcggttctgattacctcccatggatgcgaaaacctatatgaccgtttttctttatttttctctctgttcattcaccagtggctatgtaacatgtgttacagaattgcaccagtgtaagggttaagagggaaaaaatacatttatcaaaaacaaattTAACAAAAGTTTAAACAATGCTTTCTGTTAGTTGAATGTCAGTCTAGCTTGTATTGTATTATATAGATGTGCCATAATGCCCCTGAGTATTAAAGTTCTGTGTTTCAGGTACGCAATGAATTTTACCGTGACTCCCAGGGTGCTATACTGGTGTTTGACATCGGCAACCGCGTCAGCTTTGAGTCGCTCGACACGTGGGTGCAAGAAATGCGCAACGAATTTGGAGACAAGAGCGAATCTGACAACATGGTTGTCTGTGTCTGCGCTAATAAGGTGAGGACTGGAGCAACACTCTTTCATATTTTTCACTCAGCAGGAGATAATCCAATCATGAGTTTGtacaatctgaaaattaaagtaTGAATTACATGTGTGCCATTCTCCGGCATTATTTTCAGGGATTTCCATAAAGACAttggttttttgggtttttttttaaatgagagCAACAGAATACTGTTTATCTTTACATGCACAATGTATCTTTCACCAGAGGGGGGCTACATTCAATTTACAAGGACCAAATGCTTCCAGTTTCTGGGGGGCCTTGCCCAcaaacccccccaccccatgaGGGGCTCTGCTATTTATTTCCTTGAAACTCAGTCTTTCTTGAATGGATTGCCTGCATTCTGCACTGAAACAAAATTGTGACTGCTTTGGTGTTGTTGATAAGGAGCTTCTTTTCCTCAGTTGAATGTCAGTTTATTTTAGTTGGCGGTAGATCCTTTGAAAATAGCTTGAAGTAGTTACACAATGTGTACATGCAGGTTTCGTGATGATGTTTCAGATTGACAGCCGACCGCGAGCGGTTGACGAAGCAGAAGGTCGACTGTGGGCAGACTCCCATGGTTTCCATTACTTTGAAACTTCGGCACAAACAGGGGAGGGTGTGACTGAGATGTTTCAggtattgtgtgtgtgcttacttCCTACAATAAGTATCGGCCATTTTCATAAGTGCAGGTCTGGATTGAATATCTGAAGGTTTAAATACTGGTTTGATATCTTAGTGCAGATAATAAAGGGTAGATCTCTCCTCAATTGCATAGAGACCAAACTTTAATATTCAGTTCTAGGAGACCTTTCCTTCTCGCTATTTTGCATTGCCAGACTAGCTGACTTTCATTTTCTAAATGGCATAGGTGAGTAGTTGCTACTTTTATATGCAGTTATGATGAGATTCAACGCAAGCAGAATTTTTTTGGCAGACCTAAAATGAAAAGTGTTTTGGGGGTTACAAAAACTTAGAATAATTGCCGCAGATCAGAGAAGTGTCATAACAGAAGCCAGTACATGCTCCCTTTGCACTGATGAAAGCTGATATTAAGGAAATTTAAAAAACATGAGCTGATGAACTGTCAGTTTAGCATCAGTTGGTAGAGTTAGTAGTGTTAGTATTGTAGTTACAAGGATATAATTATAGTAATGCATCAATGAGCTGAGAAAATTGGCCGACATCTACTATCTGTTCACCTCTCTGTTCCCTGATTGCAGGCGTTGTTTGAGGGTGTGGTGACGACGGTGGAAAACGGCGGCAAGAAGGCGCCCTTCACCACGCAGCTAGGCTACACCAAGGAGCAGATTGAGGTTATACAGAGACTCAAAAACTCAAAGTCAGACTGCGAGCGTCTGGGTATCTCGCCAGGTGCCACAAAGTGAGTGAAAGCATGTCTTGATTATTCTGTGTGTGTCATTTAAAGGTTAGGCCTGAGGACTGTATTATTAGCACAAGATTGGCCTTTTGAGTAATTCACCACAAAATCAATGTCTTTTTCAGAATCATTGAATCAGTCTGATCAGCTGTCAGTTGTTGCTGTATATTTTTTATTGACTCAGCTGAGTAATCGGTGTCTTCGTAATGAGCCATGTCCGATGGTCTGTCCGTCTGTGGACAAAAACCATAACGTTCAGGTTATCTCAGATgcttttgaagctagagctttgaaactttgcatacttctagggtttgatgatctcccgacatgaccccagtttggttgacccttgACAAATTTtagggtcacagcggggtcgtGTTTGATTcttaaaaacttaacgttgaagttatatcagatgtttttgaagctagacctTTGAAACTACGCACACTGCTAGGGTTTGATGGTATTATGACTTGTAGATTTCTCTGCTTGTCATCGTTGTTTGCTCAATCCTTTACAAGTCTGTGATACGTGAAGATGTCCTGATCTGATTTGAGCTGGTAACTTCCACAGCTTCCACCTTGAACATTCAGACGTTTCTAAATGCAGTGTGGTGGGCAGAAAAGTTCATAGACATGTTCACCAGCAAACCACTCTTTAAAAGTAAAGGTTTTAATGTGTGCATATGCACAAGCCTGAAGTCTGAATGTAGGAAATTTGATAGGCATGCAAGAACTTTCCAGACAATGGTTTGTGAACATTTGAATTTTCAAAGTCGCCTTTGGTTTGGTCACCCAGGTAAATTCAGACAGTGGATTAAAAACCCACATGCAACAGTGGTTTAAGCTGAACACAGAGCAAagccccttttgagacctcaaaacatctgagaaaatcaggtcttaaaaaggaggttgtcttaaaatggaagttAATTTATACAGGTCCATGAacagatgagacgaaaaaccgaggtcccttcgtgtacactacattggggtgtgcacgttaaagatcccacaattgacaaaagggtctttcctggcaaaattgtaaaggcatagataaaaaatgtccaccaaaatacccgtgtgacttggaataataggccatgaaaagtaggatatgcgccgaaatggctgcgatctgctggtcgatgtgaatgcgtgatgtattgtgtaaaaaattccatctcacacggcataaatagatccctgcgccttgagtccgagtctggagatacgcgcgcgatataagacttgataataataataataataacagaacatgtgaaaaagcaaggtctttaaaagggggaGTCCTCTGTATCCTACTTGTAACAATCACTTGTTTACCTTGTTTCAGGGATGACATCAACAAGGCTTATCGTCGACTGGCAGTCCTGCTTCACCCAGACAAAAGTGTAGCTCCTGGCAGCGAGGAGGCATTCAAGATTTTAGTATCCGCACGTACCGCCCTTCTCAAACGATGCAGCTGATGTGAAAAAACTTCTATGTAGGTCACAATCTGgacttctttgtctctgtcttctcGTGCCCTTCAAGTGACCTTGTGAATTGTCATGACCTTGGGATGACCTTGTGACTGATACAGCATTAAATAGTGgagtgtatttttgtgtttgctCCCATCAAAATCTGCTGTGACTGCATGGAGATTGAATTTTGTAATTGTTTAAAGGTGGTGTTTCTGAAGCTGAATTTTGTGCGAATGATTGTGTGGTTTTTGAGGGCTGAATTGTATGCGTATGCTTGTGTTTTTCTGGGGGCTGAAtactgttagtgtgtgtgtgtgtgtgtgtgtgtgtgtgtgtgtgtgtgtgtgtgtgtgtgtgtgtgtgtaagagctGAATTCTGTATGTatgattgttttctgtttgtgtatGAAGGGCGATTTATGTGAATGATGAGGTATGATCTTCTTTCTTTAGATGTGCGATATTATTTTGAACACTGAAGTTCGGGGTTGAATGCGGTGCTGGAGTTTTTGTTGTTAACCCTTTATGCATACtttcttgccccccccccccccccccccccccctattttgttgttgttgaacaaACAACAGATACGCATTCGTTAAATCTGGAGCAGTTCAGGTACTTTCAAGAATATTAGCCTGCTCGGTCTTGCGATGATCCCACATAGTCCTGCTATACTTAGACAAGTATATGTGTAGGGTACTAACATACATAACGGATTGCGTATTTATCTTGTGCTCTTGCAACAACAACCACCCCTGGGGTTTACCTGGTAGGTATTCCACTGTACTAGAATCTGTGATAGCAGCATTTGGAACGTTGATTTAAAATCTGTTTCATCATATTGCTTATGTAGTTAATCAGGGAGGGGGGAATCCTCCTTATGTAGTTAATCAGGGAGGGGGGAATCCTCCTTTTGAACTGCATTGTATGATCTTTTTATTCTGTTCTTTTGAATGTATGCCACTGGATTTCTACAATGCAGTGTGTGATGTGTTCCATTAATGCCCTTTAAAAGTCAAAGCATGCTGGTTGAAGCAGTTTTCCGTTCAGATTTTTATGAAGGGGCAACACTTGCTGAACTAGGACCGGCATTTGTCCGAGTAGTGTCTGGGTACCTTACATTCCTTCCGATGTTAACGATCTTGTGCACAATCACAAACAGGTCTAGGGTTTTGTCAGAGATAAGAGCATGTTTCCATTCAGAAACACACTGAAAATCAACAGCTTGGCTGCGTTTCGTGCAGAGTGGAAAGCTATTGCTGAAATAATGAGAATGACACTGGTGTTACCGAGTTCAAAAATGAAATGCCCGCAGTGCAGAAAGAACGGCCAGGCTGCTGAAGGTTGCTACAGGTCCAAGGGGAAGGAGGCTCTTATTCCGTGTCAAGAACACACCATTGTGTGATTCAGTGCTGCTCTGCATCATCCTTTTCAAAACAAGGAAGGTATCAACcacaggcatgaaaattctccgtattttccgtattttccgtatttttgaaaaaaataaaccgtatttttttttattttcccgggttttttttttgttttttttcctagtcatagttatagtaaaatagttttggggctatgtttgaatccaattttaaggctcagatagccccagattgcaccaaattgcacccttgaaaaattttttttccgggggtgcatgcccccggacccccctagaagtcttggcgcttcgcgcttGCGAAACTTGgtgctacgcgccttcgaatttggttttcagtattttattttttttcagttttcatgcctgcaACCAGACATGTTTACTAATCAAAAGTCTTGTCTTTGCTGAGTGGCTTGTCAAGGATTTGAAAAAGTATGTATATGGAGTGCTGCATTAAGCTCAGATCATAGCTGATACATTTTAAAGAAATATTGAGTCGTATGACAGGGATACATTGTGTGGCTTCGGCAGTTGGCATCCACCAAAACTTTTTTCAAATTGCAGACCACTTTGCTATCATTCAGCAGATTTACCAGACTTTTTCTGCGGTGGGGGAAAATACTGGCTCTTTAATGACCGTTTTCTTTTGAATTGGCTGAAGGAAATCCCAGCAACATGTTTGTGTGATTTGTATTTCACTGTCTGTATGCGCGTTTTACTCCGTCCAAGTCTGTTAGGAGTTGTTGTCCagagattttttgttttgtttgtttgtttgttttttgaatggatAACTTTGTCCATTTTCTTTGTGGATGATATTCTGTATTGATTTATGCAACCGTCCATTTCAATTTGTTGTTGATAACATCTTGCATAatttatgcatgtgtgtgataCTTTTACATAAATCCGTCCAGTTGACAGTTTTGTGGTGCCTAAGGCTAAGCATTTCttcttaatggtcaaattttcagacaaaaataAGGTTATTGCATTTTACAGGTAAcggtctgtatttacagtgtatgTGACTtttttgagtgtgaatgattgtttttggttctgtgtgtatgtcttataTTGTGAATTAAGGCGGTtatattgttaaaaaaaaaaaaaaaaagcatacatCCTCACCTCACAGAAAACCAAACAAAAGTGATCCTTACTAagagataattttttttttgaatcTAATtttagaacccccccccccccccccaaaaaaaaaaaccacacaaaaaaaggttatcTTTTCTAGAAAATAGGATAGTAGTCTTTGGAACAGATCAGCCTGGACTGTTCAGTATTTATGGTGATAATATTTTCCTCATGAAAAACAAAGAACCATGTCAGACCCAACCAAAGGGCGTATCTGCTGACTGTTATTAATGTTGTGTGCATAGAATTGTCCACTGCTTGTGTAATACTCTGGAATACTGAATGTTTCAAATACAATAGTGATTTTTGAAAATCTACTTTAAAGCATTGCCTTTGTGTGATTTTGTCAAATCTAAATTTAGCATTTCCCCTCTTCTTGTTgccattaaaggtactgaacttgtcaaatccaggtgcacggagcccctggggcttttagtcatacctcaggcagctatccgttagaagaactaccaagtttcattgacttgcacccgaagagtcaagaactgcgatttttttacgaattaatttcgtactcagacccggctggtcttgacctatttttggatctaaatttagattaGGTAGATcatcacatcatgcacaaaaagacacgtcactagcaaactatgtcagacgtcatcatgagtttgtgtaaaacaaaatggaggccggaatcactcaagttgaatcgaactccgatcaaacaccaacgtaataactacatgtaggttaatttatgcactcgcgtgaacaagaaactgtcgagcttcacagatgtcgtcgttgggtagttttgggtttgttttactaccataggaggatttttgaactgtaaatgcactcagctgcaacaaaaacggaaaacgagggctgtgagctgcactgtgcctttaaataccTGAGTATTTCTTTGTTTAGTTGACAATTGCATTTGCAATGACCCCCTTTTTTTGGTTCATCTTCATTTTTATCTGAATGAATGGAGAAGAGGGTAACAAAACAGCCATGAAGAAAAGTTTTGGGGAAAATGGTCAGTCCATAGTTTTAATTGTTATTGTGCATTTCCTTATAACAGTTTAGGTGCTGTCAGGTTGAGTTCAAGATAATTAAATGTTTAAcacacttggtttttttttaacctgcgAATTGTTTTTGACTTACAAGATTTCTGTGGTTGGAAAATCATATCAAATGATTTTAGTGGTGGTCTCCTGTCTCTGCGTGGCCAGGTGGCTGGGTTAATGTGTGgatgattcacacacacacacacgcacacacacacacacacacacacacacacacacacacacaatcacacacacaatctcacacacacactcacacacacacacacacacacacgcacacaaacacacacacacacacaatcacacacagaaaagGGGACTAAATCATCTGCAAGGGGACAGGGGGAGTTTTCTGAGCGTTGAAAAAGTGCGTTTAATCAaattaactttctttctttctttctttatttggtgtttaacgtcgtttttaaccacgaaggttatatcgcgacggggaaaggggggagatgggatagagccacttctcaattgtttcttgttcacaaaagcactaatcaaaaatttgctccaggggcttgcaacgtagtgcaatgtattaccttactgggagaatgcaag contains:
- the LOC138979871 gene encoding dnaJ homolog subfamily C member 27-like — translated: MEKNRSAKMRRPLRVKIISMGNAESGKSCIIKRYCEKRFVSKYLATIGIDYGVTKVSVKDRDVKVNIFDMAGHPIFYEVRNEFYRDSQGAILVFDIGNRVSFESLDTWVQEMRNEFGDKSESDNMVVCVCANKIDSRPRAVDEAEGRLWADSHGFHYFETSAQTGEGVTEMFQALFEGVVTTVENGGKKAPFTTQLGYTKEQIEVIQRLKNSKSDCERLGISPGATKDDINKAYRRLAVLLHPDKSVAPGSEEAFKILVSARTALLKRCS